In Streptomyces sp. NBC_00448, the following are encoded in one genomic region:
- the gyrA gene encoding DNA gyrase subunit A, with protein sequence MADETPNTPPVPDLPASEMDERNESGGLRIEPVGLETEMQRSYLDYAMSVIVSRALPDVRDGLKPVHRRVLYAMYDGGYRPEKGFYKCARVVGDVMGTYHPHGDSSIYDALVRLAQPWSMRMPLVDSNGNFGSPGNDPAAAMRYTECKMAPLAMEMVRDIDEETVDFTDNYDGRNQEPTVLPSRFPNLLINGSAGIAVGMATNIPPHNLREVADGAQWFLANPEAGSEELLEALIERIKGPDFPTGALVVGRRGIEDAYRTGRGSITMRAVVEVEEIQNRQCLVVTELPYQTNPDNLAQKIADLVKDGRIGGIADVRDETSSRTGQRLVIVLKRDAVAKVVLNNLYKHTDLQSNFGANMLALVDGVPRTLSLDAFIRNWVNHQVEVIVRRTRFRLRKAEERAHILRGLLKALDAIDEVIALIRRSDTVETAREGLMGLLTIDEIQANAILEMQLRRLAALERQKIIAEHDELQAKINEYNAILASPERQRQIISEELQAIVDKFGDDRRSKLVPFDGDMSIEDLIAEEDIVVTITRGGYVKRTKTEDYRSQKRGGKGVRGTKLKQDDIVDHFFVTTTHQWLLFFTNKGRVYRAKAYELPDAGRDARGQHVANLLAFQPDERIAQILAIKDYEAAPYLVLATKSGLVKKTALKDYDSPRSGGVIAINLRDAGAAEEGGAAESDELIGAELVSAEDDLLLVSRKAQCIRFTATDDALRPMGRATSGVKGMSFREGDELLSMNVVRPGTFVFTATDGGYAKRTRVDEYRVQGRGGLGIKAAKIVEDRGSLVGALVVEETDEILAITLSGGVIRTRVNEVRETGRDTMGVQLINLGKRDAVVGIARNAEAEDDPDGVEPDGAEPDEQDGAAAQAAAQDDTSTTGHDAAVPGTEPAAGEPEE encoded by the coding sequence ATGGCCGACGAGACCCCCAACACCCCTCCCGTGCCCGATCTCCCCGCGTCCGAGATGGACGAGCGCAACGAGTCCGGCGGACTGCGCATCGAGCCCGTCGGGCTCGAGACGGAGATGCAGCGCAGCTACCTCGACTACGCGATGTCCGTCATCGTCTCGCGCGCCCTGCCGGACGTGCGCGACGGCCTCAAGCCGGTGCACCGCCGGGTGCTGTACGCGATGTACGACGGCGGCTACCGGCCGGAGAAGGGCTTCTACAAGTGCGCCCGCGTCGTCGGTGACGTGATGGGCACGTACCACCCGCACGGCGACTCCTCGATCTACGACGCGCTGGTCCGCCTCGCGCAGCCGTGGTCGATGCGGATGCCGCTGGTGGACTCCAACGGCAACTTCGGCTCGCCGGGCAACGACCCGGCCGCCGCCATGCGGTACACCGAGTGCAAGATGGCGCCGCTGGCCATGGAGATGGTCCGGGACATCGACGAGGAGACCGTCGACTTCACGGACAACTACGACGGCCGCAACCAGGAGCCGACGGTCCTGCCGTCCCGCTTCCCGAACCTGCTGATCAACGGTTCGGCCGGGATCGCGGTCGGCATGGCCACCAACATCCCGCCGCACAACCTGCGGGAGGTCGCCGACGGCGCCCAGTGGTTCCTGGCCAACCCGGAGGCCGGCTCCGAGGAACTCCTCGAGGCCCTGATCGAGCGGATCAAGGGCCCGGACTTCCCGACCGGCGCCCTGGTGGTCGGCCGCCGCGGCATCGAGGACGCGTACCGCACCGGCCGCGGCTCGATCACCATGCGCGCGGTCGTCGAGGTCGAGGAGATCCAGAACCGGCAGTGCCTGGTCGTCACCGAGCTGCCGTACCAGACCAACCCGGACAACCTCGCGCAGAAGATCGCCGACCTGGTGAAGGACGGCCGGATCGGCGGCATCGCGGACGTCCGCGACGAGACCTCCTCGCGCACCGGCCAGCGGCTGGTGATCGTGCTCAAGCGCGACGCCGTCGCCAAGGTCGTGCTGAACAACCTCTACAAGCACACCGACCTCCAGTCGAACTTCGGCGCCAACATGCTGGCGCTGGTCGACGGGGTGCCGCGCACGCTGTCGCTGGACGCGTTCATCCGGAACTGGGTGAACCACCAGGTCGAGGTCATCGTCCGGCGCACCCGCTTCCGGCTGCGCAAGGCCGAGGAGCGCGCCCACATCCTGCGCGGCCTGCTCAAGGCGCTCGACGCGATCGACGAGGTCATCGCGCTGATCCGGCGCAGCGACACCGTCGAGACCGCGCGCGAGGGCCTGATGGGCCTGCTGACGATCGACGAGATCCAGGCGAACGCGATCCTGGAGATGCAGCTGCGCCGGCTGGCCGCCCTGGAGCGGCAGAAGATCATCGCCGAGCACGACGAGCTCCAGGCGAAGATCAACGAGTACAACGCGATCCTGGCCTCCCCCGAGCGCCAGCGGCAGATCATCAGCGAGGAACTGCAGGCCATCGTCGACAAGTTCGGCGACGACCGGCGCAGCAAGCTGGTGCCCTTCGACGGCGACATGTCCATCGAGGACCTGATCGCCGAGGAGGACATCGTCGTCACGATCACCCGTGGCGGCTACGTCAAGCGCACCAAGACCGAGGACTACCGCTCGCAGAAGCGCGGCGGCAAGGGCGTGCGCGGCACCAAGCTGAAGCAGGACGACATCGTCGACCACTTCTTTGTCACAACCACGCACCAATGGCTGCTGTTCTTCACGAACAAGGGACGCGTCTACCGCGCCAAGGCGTACGAGCTCCCGGACGCCGGACGCGACGCCCGCGGCCAGCATGTCGCCAACCTGCTGGCCTTCCAGCCGGACGAGCGGATCGCCCAGATCCTGGCCATCAAGGACTACGAAGCGGCGCCGTATCTGGTGCTCGCCACGAAGTCCGGCTTGGTGAAGAAGACCGCGCTGAAGGACTACGACTCCCCGCGTTCCGGCGGCGTCATCGCGATCAATCTGCGCGACGCGGGAGCGGCCGAGGAGGGCGGCGCGGCCGAGTCCGACGAGCTGATCGGTGCCGAGCTGGTCTCCGCCGAGGACGACTTGTTGCTGGTCAGCCGCAAGGCGCAGTGCATCCGCTTCACCGCGACGGACGACGCGCTGCGGCCGATGGGGCGGGCCACCTCCGGGGTCAAGGGCATGAGTTTCCGCGAGGGTGACGAACTTCTCTCCATGAACGTCGTCCGGCCCGGTACGTTCGTCTTCACCGCCACCGACGGCGGGTACGCCAAGCGGACGCGGGTCGACGAGTACCGCGTGCAGGGGCGCGGCGGGCTCGGCATCAAGGCGGCGAAGATCGTGGAGGACCGGGGCTCTCTGGTCGGGGCGCTGGTGGTCGAGGAGACCGATGAGATCCTCGCCATCACGCTCAGCGGCGGCGTGATCCGCACGCGGGTCAACGAGGTCAGGGAGACCGGTCGTGACACCATGGGCGTTCAGCTCATCAATCTCGGCAAGCGGGACGCGGTGGTAGGTATCGCGCGGAACGCCGAAGCGGAGGATGATCCGGACGGCGTGGAGCCGGACGGCGCGGAGCCGGATGAGCAGGACGGCGCGGCGGCGCAGGCAGCGGCGCAGGACGACACGAGCACGACAGGGCATGACGCTGCGGTCCCGGGCACCGAGCCCGCGGCCGGTGAACCAGAGGAGTAA
- a CDS encoding RRQRL motif-containing zinc-binding protein: protein MTLPVYRYRCAPNGLMTRAQLRAAGLSAARAEVVGELRWRSRKARHYGGYRVAYLYDPATARPVRPMTPGRWRSHHAMMRARRTCPDCKAVQPYVISTSLGCCWLCANA from the coding sequence GTGACCCTGCCCGTCTACCGCTACCGCTGCGCCCCCAACGGCCTGATGACCCGTGCTCAGCTCCGCGCCGCCGGCCTCAGCGCCGCCCGTGCGGAAGTCGTCGGCGAACTGCGCTGGCGCTCCCGCAAGGCCCGCCACTACGGCGGCTACCGCGTCGCCTACCTCTACGACCCCGCCACCGCCCGGCCCGTCCGGCCGATGACCCCGGGGCGTTGGCGCTCCCATCACGCGATGATGCGCGCCCGCCGCACCTGCCCGGACTGCAAGGCCGTGCAGCCCTATGTCATCTCCACGTCGCTCGGCTGCTGCTGGCTCTGCGCGAACGCGTAG
- a CDS encoding helix-turn-helix domain-containing protein, with the protein MTTAPPQALTVPEVMAALRISRPKVYDLIRSRALVSFTIGRARRIPTEALAAYIRTRTEDQEF; encoded by the coding sequence GTGACCACCGCCCCGCCGCAAGCCCTGACCGTCCCCGAAGTCATGGCAGCTCTTCGCATTAGCCGTCCGAAGGTCTACGACCTCATCCGCTCACGCGCGCTCGTGAGCTTCACCATCGGCCGCGCCCGCCGCATCCCCACGGAAGCGCTCGCCGCGTACATCCGCACCCGCACCGAAGATCAGGAGTTCTGA
- a CDS encoding DUF3566 domain-containing protein: MGAAGGSGRTGGAHGAGRTGGAHGSAGGAGPSGSADRKGPQEGGHTVTDTRQSPHQPPAAYAPPRPPGAPAGAPAGAPGGTSGSPAAAGVRRPRPAARTAPRTRKARLRVAKADPWSVMKVSFLLSIALGICTIIAVAVLWMVLDTIGVFSAVGSTISDATSSEGGKGGFDLVGFLSLSRVMLFTTVIAVIDVVLATALATLGAFIYNLSSGFVGGIELTLAEDE; this comes from the coding sequence ATGGGCGCCGCGGGCGGGTCCGGCAGGACGGGCGGTGCGCACGGTGCCGGCCGGACAGGCGGTGCCCATGGCTCGGCCGGGGGAGCCGGGCCTAGCGGCTCCGCGGACCGCAAAGGTCCGCAGGAGGGGGGACACACCGTGACGGACACCCGTCAGTCGCCGCATCAGCCGCCGGCCGCCTATGCGCCGCCTCGCCCGCCGGGCGCTCCTGCCGGAGCCCCGGCCGGGGCTCCCGGCGGGACCTCGGGCTCGCCGGCGGCGGCCGGGGTGCGCAGACCGCGGCCCGCGGCCCGGACGGCGCCGCGCACCCGCAAGGCGCGGTTGCGGGTGGCCAAGGCCGACCCGTGGTCGGTGATGAAAGTCAGCTTCCTGCTCTCCATCGCGCTGGGCATCTGCACGATCATCGCGGTCGCCGTGCTGTGGATGGTGCTCGACACCATCGGCGTGTTCAGCGCCGTGGGCTCCACGATCAGCGACGCGACCTCCTCCGAGGGCGGCAAGGGCGGCTTCGACCTCGTCGGCTTCCTGTCGCTGTCCCGGGTGATGCTCTTCACCACGGTGATCGCGGTCATCGACGTGGTGCTCGCCACCGCGCTGGCGACGCTCGGTGCCTTCATCTACAACCTCTCCTCGGGTTTCGTGGGCGGCATCGAGCTGACTCTCGCCGAGGACGAGTAA
- the gyrB gene encoding DNA topoisomerase (ATP-hydrolyzing) subunit B, whose translation MLCQKGRFVADSGNPNENSNKSYDASAITVLEGLEAVRKRPGMYIGSTGERGLHHLVQEVVDNSVDEAMAGYADTIDVTILADGGVRVVDNGRGIPVGIIPSEGKPAVEVVLTVLHAGGKFGGGGYAVSGGLHGVGVSVVNALSTRVAVEIRTEGRRWTQEYKLGVPTAPLAEHEATEETGTSVTFWADPDIFETTDYSFETLSRRLQEMAFLNKGLRIALTDERPDHVDEEGKPLSASYYYEGGIVDYVRYLNSRKGEMVHPTVIDIEAEDKERLLSVEVAMQWNTQYSEGVYSFANTIHTHEGGTHEEGFRAALTGLVNRYAREKKLLREKDDNLTGEDIREGLTAIISVKLGEPQFEGQTKTKLGNTEAKTYVQKVVHEHLTDWLDRNPNEATDIIRKSIQAATARVAARKARDLTRRKGLLESASLPGKLSDCQSNDPTKCEIFIVEGDSAGGSAKSGRNPQYQAILPIRGKILNVEKARIDKILQNQEIQALISAFGTGVHEDFDIDKLRYHKIILMADADVDGQHINTLLLTFLFRFMRPLVEAGHVYLSRPPLFKVKWGRDDWEYAYSDRERDALVALGKQSGKRIREDSIQRFKGLGEMNAEELRVTTMDIDHRVLGKVTLDDAAQADDLFSVLMGEDVEARRTFIQRNAKDVRFLDI comes from the coding sequence GTGCTGTGCCAGAAAGGGCGCTTCGTGGCCGATTCCGGCAACCCCAACGAGAACTCCAACAAGTCCTACGACGCCAGTGCGATCACGGTGCTGGAAGGGCTCGAGGCGGTGCGCAAGCGCCCCGGTATGTACATCGGCTCGACCGGTGAGCGGGGCCTGCACCACCTCGTGCAAGAGGTCGTCGACAACTCGGTCGACGAGGCGATGGCCGGCTACGCCGACACCATCGACGTCACGATCCTCGCCGACGGTGGCGTGCGTGTGGTGGACAACGGGCGCGGCATCCCGGTCGGCATCATCCCCTCGGAGGGCAAGCCGGCCGTCGAGGTCGTGCTGACCGTGCTGCACGCGGGCGGCAAGTTCGGCGGCGGCGGCTACGCGGTCTCCGGCGGTCTGCACGGCGTCGGCGTCTCCGTGGTCAACGCGCTGTCGACGCGCGTCGCTGTCGAGATCCGCACCGAGGGCCGCCGCTGGACGCAGGAGTACAAGCTGGGCGTGCCGACCGCGCCGCTGGCCGAGCACGAAGCCACCGAGGAGACCGGCACCTCGGTCACCTTCTGGGCCGACCCCGACATCTTCGAGACCACCGACTACTCCTTCGAGACGCTCTCCCGGCGCCTGCAGGAGATGGCGTTCCTCAACAAGGGCCTGCGGATCGCGCTGACCGACGAGCGCCCCGACCACGTCGACGAGGAGGGCAAGCCGCTCTCCGCGTCGTACTACTACGAGGGCGGCATCGTCGACTACGTGCGGTACCTCAACTCGCGCAAGGGCGAGATGGTCCACCCCACGGTGATCGACATCGAGGCGGAGGACAAGGAGCGGCTGCTGTCGGTCGAGGTCGCGATGCAGTGGAACACCCAGTACAGCGAGGGTGTCTACAGCTTCGCGAACACGATCCACACCCACGAGGGCGGCACCCACGAGGAGGGCTTCCGCGCGGCGCTGACCGGCCTGGTCAACCGCTACGCGCGGGAGAAGAAGCTGCTGCGGGAGAAGGACGACAACCTCACCGGCGAGGACATCCGCGAGGGCCTGACCGCGATCATCTCGGTGAAGCTCGGCGAGCCGCAGTTCGAGGGCCAGACGAAGACGAAGCTCGGCAACACCGAGGCGAAGACGTACGTCCAGAAGGTCGTGCACGAGCACCTCACCGACTGGCTGGACCGCAATCCCAACGAGGCCACGGACATCATCCGCAAGTCGATCCAGGCGGCCACCGCCAGGGTCGCGGCCCGGAAGGCGCGGGACCTCACCCGCCGCAAGGGCCTGCTGGAGTCCGCGTCGCTGCCCGGGAAGCTGAGCGACTGCCAGTCGAACGACCCGACGAAGTGCGAGATCTTCATCGTCGAGGGTGACTCCGCCGGCGGCTCGGCGAAGTCCGGCCGCAACCCGCAGTACCAGGCGATCCTCCCGATCCGCGGCAAGATCCTCAACGTGGAGAAGGCCAGGATCGACAAGATCCTGCAGAACCAGGAGATCCAGGCGCTGATCTCGGCCTTCGGCACGGGTGTGCACGAGGACTTCGACATCGACAAGCTCCGCTATCACAAGATCATCCTGATGGCGGACGCCGACGTCGACGGCCAGCACATCAACACGCTGCTGCTGACCTTCCTCTTCCGCTTCATGCGCCCGCTGGTGGAGGCCGGGCACGTGTACCTCTCCCGCCCGCCGCTGTTCAAGGTGAAGTGGGGCCGCGACGACTGGGAGTACGCCTACTCCGACCGCGAGCGCGACGCGCTGGTCGCGCTGGGCAAGCAGAGCGGCAAGCGCATCCGCGAGGACTCGATCCAGCGCTTCAAGGGCCTCGGCGAGATGAACGCCGAAGAGCTGCGGGTCACCACCATGGACATCGATCACCGCGTGCTCGGCAAGGTCACCCTGGACGACGCGGCGCAGGCCGACGACCTGTTCTCGGTCCTGATGGGCGAGGACGTGGAGGCGCGTCGCACCTTCATCCAGCGCAACGCCAAGGACGTCCGGTTCCTGGACATCTGA
- a CDS encoding bifunctional DNA primase/polymerase: MTHPHPSALLSAALAAAGHGWPVIPLRPGGKVPALHGERRCPGTGDCASGHRTFEQRATTDPARIERCWTAGPFNVGIATGPAGLLVVDLDTLKPTDEKGTPDGETNFLALCERAGRVMPHTRTIRTPSGGRHLYFTAPPGTRLTNTAGTLAEKVDTRAWGGQVVAPGSGTPQGPYAVLDDSPVAKLPEWLQSALTAPQGTRTAPIRPTPTRQAGRLADVVLDREVSAVAGTGEGGRNAELLRAVRAVGRFVAWGDLDRATVEAAFQAGGESAGLPASECRATIRSALDWSIRTARPREAA; the protein is encoded by the coding sequence ATGACCCATCCCCACCCTTCCGCGCTGCTGTCCGCAGCGCTCGCCGCCGCCGGACACGGCTGGCCCGTCATCCCCTTGCGTCCCGGCGGGAAGGTGCCCGCGCTGCACGGCGAGCGTCGCTGCCCCGGAACCGGTGACTGCGCCAGCGGGCACCGGACGTTCGAGCAGCGCGCCACCACCGACCCTGCCCGGATCGAACGCTGCTGGACGGCGGGCCCGTTCAATGTCGGTATCGCCACCGGGCCCGCCGGTCTGCTGGTGGTCGACCTGGACACGCTCAAGCCGACAGATGAGAAGGGCACGCCTGACGGCGAGACTAACTTCCTGGCGCTCTGCGAGCGCGCCGGACGGGTGATGCCCCACACCCGCACGATCCGGACGCCCAGCGGCGGGCGGCACCTGTACTTCACCGCCCCGCCCGGCACCCGGCTGACCAACACGGCGGGCACCCTCGCGGAGAAGGTCGACACCCGCGCATGGGGCGGACAGGTCGTCGCCCCCGGGTCTGGGACGCCGCAGGGCCCGTATGCGGTCCTGGACGACTCCCCGGTTGCAAAGCTACCCGAATGGCTCCAAAGCGCCCTGACGGCCCCTCAGGGGACCCGCACGGCGCCGATCCGGCCCACGCCCACCCGTCAGGCGGGGCGACTCGCGGATGTCGTGCTCGACCGGGAGGTGTCCGCCGTGGCCGGCACTGGGGAGGGCGGGCGGAACGCCGAACTGCTGCGCGCGGTGCGGGCGGTGGGCCGGTTCGTGGCGTGGGGAGACCTTGACCGCGCCACCGTGGAAGCGGCTTTTCAGGCGGGGGGCGAGTCTGCCGGACTGCCGGCGTCCGAGTGCCGCGCCACCATCCGCAGCGCGCTGGACTGGTCGATCCGCACCGCCCGACCCCGGGAGGCGGCATGA
- a CDS encoding tyrosine-type recombinase/integrase yields MAKRRPNGAGTITKRADGRYQGAVYVTTVSGARKRVFAYGKTYDEVAEKVSKLLENERGGVPAPDRTWKLEEWLTYWLEHLVKPNREPTTYNKYESMSRLYLVPRLGKKPLTKLTPPMVRRMLAELREDKPDQKSTHAEVLRTLRNALTRAMQEELVGRNVARLVDMPKAPPVKKKPWTAAEAIQFLRAARPHRLYAAFVLVLVLGLRRSEVLGLRWQDVDLEHGQFTPTMQVQRVRGERGQPSRLVLKKLKTESSQAALPLPAFCLDALAERRYLQEIEQRLAGGQWHQDDDADLIFSERNGGLIEPRGFSLTFERLVKRSGVRRITVRLARHTCGTLLAFLKVHPKVAQAILRHSQISMTMDIYTHVVDEDQRAAAALLADLLKGPVRDD; encoded by the coding sequence ATGGCCAAGCGACGCCCCAACGGGGCCGGCACCATCACCAAGCGCGCGGACGGCCGATATCAGGGGGCCGTGTACGTGACCACCGTGAGCGGAGCGCGGAAGCGCGTGTTCGCCTACGGCAAGACGTACGACGAGGTGGCCGAGAAGGTCTCCAAGCTGCTGGAGAACGAGCGCGGGGGAGTTCCGGCACCGGATCGGACCTGGAAGCTTGAGGAGTGGCTGACGTACTGGCTTGAGCACCTGGTGAAGCCGAACCGGGAGCCGACCACCTACAACAAGTACGAGTCGATGTCTCGGCTCTACCTTGTCCCCAGGCTGGGGAAAAAGCCGCTCACCAAGCTCACGCCTCCCATGGTCCGCCGGATGCTGGCGGAACTGCGGGAGGACAAGCCCGATCAGAAGTCGACCCATGCCGAGGTGCTGCGGACCCTCCGCAACGCGCTCACCCGGGCCATGCAAGAGGAACTGGTCGGGCGGAACGTCGCCCGGCTGGTGGACATGCCGAAAGCGCCCCCGGTGAAGAAGAAGCCGTGGACGGCAGCGGAGGCGATTCAGTTCCTCCGTGCGGCCCGCCCGCACCGCCTGTACGCCGCGTTCGTGCTCGTGCTGGTGCTCGGTCTGCGTCGCAGCGAGGTGCTCGGGCTGCGCTGGCAGGACGTGGACCTGGAACACGGCCAGTTCACCCCGACCATGCAGGTACAGCGCGTCAGGGGCGAGAGGGGGCAGCCGAGCCGGCTGGTTCTCAAGAAGCTCAAGACCGAGTCGTCTCAGGCCGCTCTGCCCCTGCCGGCGTTCTGCCTAGACGCGCTCGCCGAGCGTCGCTATCTGCAAGAGATCGAGCAGCGCCTTGCGGGCGGACAGTGGCATCAGGATGACGACGCCGATCTCATCTTCTCCGAGCGGAACGGCGGACTGATCGAGCCGCGCGGTTTCTCGCTCACGTTCGAGCGGCTGGTGAAGCGCTCCGGAGTGAGGCGGATCACGGTGCGCCTGGCCCGGCACACCTGTGGCACGCTGCTGGCGTTCCTAAAGGTGCACCCCAAGGTCGCTCAGGCCATCCTCCGGCACAGCCAGATCAGCATGACCATGGACATCTACACGCACGTGGTCGATGAGGACCAGCGGGCCGCCGCCGCCCTGCTCGCGGACCTGCTGAAGGGCCCGGTTCGGGACGACTGA
- a CDS encoding DUF3631 domain-containing protein, whose product MTTTENGADLLDQVEAFHRRFNAFPTEAAYVAVALWDAHAHLLDCFDSTPRLAFLSPEPGSGKTRGLEICGTLVPHPMAAVNASAAALFRAVSMDSGRPTILFDEIDTVFGPKAGDNEELRGLINAGHRRIGVSYRCVAVGDQQTVQPFPVYAAVAVAGLGWLPDTILHRSVVIRMRRRAPNEHVESFRSRIHEPEGHALRDRLAAWADSVRDRVNGAFPAMPDGVNDRPADVWEPLLAVADAAGGTWPARAREACVELVTAAAAGDKASLGIRLLTDLRDNVFCGAERMPTTQIVAALNALDEAPWADLNGNPLGSRQLSKYLAEYVTADNQPIKARNMRVGAGVAKGYYAADLTDAWARYCPPPPGKSATSATHPEKLPLSSGNGVAEAGG is encoded by the coding sequence ATGACCACCACGGAGAACGGCGCCGACCTGCTGGACCAGGTCGAAGCGTTCCACCGCCGGTTCAATGCCTTCCCGACCGAAGCCGCCTACGTCGCCGTGGCGTTGTGGGACGCGCACGCGCACCTGCTGGACTGCTTCGACTCCACCCCGCGCCTGGCGTTCCTGTCCCCGGAACCGGGATCGGGCAAGACGCGCGGACTGGAGATCTGCGGAACCCTGGTCCCGCACCCCATGGCGGCCGTGAACGCGTCCGCCGCCGCCCTGTTCCGGGCGGTGTCGATGGACTCCGGACGCCCGACGATCCTGTTTGACGAGATCGACACGGTGTTCGGCCCCAAAGCGGGGGACAACGAGGAACTGCGCGGCCTGATCAACGCAGGTCACCGCCGTATCGGAGTGTCCTACCGGTGCGTGGCCGTGGGCGATCAGCAGACCGTCCAGCCCTTCCCCGTCTACGCCGCCGTAGCCGTCGCGGGACTCGGCTGGTTGCCGGACACGATCCTGCACCGCTCCGTCGTCATCCGCATGCGCCGCAGGGCCCCGAACGAGCACGTGGAATCCTTCCGCTCCCGCATCCACGAACCGGAAGGCCACGCGCTGCGGGACCGCCTCGCCGCATGGGCCGACAGCGTGCGGGACCGCGTCAACGGCGCGTTCCCCGCGATGCCCGACGGCGTCAACGACCGCCCGGCGGACGTGTGGGAACCCCTGCTCGCCGTCGCCGACGCCGCCGGCGGCACCTGGCCGGCACGGGCCCGGGAAGCGTGCGTCGAACTCGTCACCGCAGCCGCCGCCGGCGACAAGGCGTCGCTGGGAATCCGGCTCCTGACCGACCTGCGCGACAACGTGTTCTGCGGCGCCGAGCGCATGCCCACCACGCAGATCGTCGCCGCACTCAACGCTCTGGACGAAGCGCCCTGGGCCGACCTGAATGGCAACCCCCTGGGCTCCCGGCAGTTGTCCAAGTACCTCGCCGAGTACGTCACCGCCGACAACCAGCCCATCAAGGCCCGCAACATGCGCGTCGGCGCGGGAGTAGCCAAGGGCTACTACGCCGCCGACCTCACCGACGCGTGGGCCCGCTACTGCCCCCCTCCCCCCGGAAAGTCCGCTACATCCGCTACACACCCCGAGAAACTGCCCCTGAGCAGCGGAAACGGCGTAGCGGAAGCGGGCGGCTGA